The Danio rerio strain Tuebingen ecotype United States chromosome 10, GRCz12tu, whole genome shotgun sequence genome contains a region encoding:
- the setd1ba gene encoding histone-lysine N-methyltransferase SETD1B-A isoform X2, translating to MSRPGERNKLNEDHGRRQSSSLANGMDNSHPICSSGEKRSHHWRSYKLIIDPALKKGSHKVYRYDGHQFSTPSFGMSPVDIVRDPRIGRLWTKYKETDLPVPKFKIDECYVGRVPPKEVTFAKLNDNVREGFLTDMCKKFGDIEEVEILYNPKNKKHLGIAKVVFETVKAAKDAVQNLHNTSVMGNIIHVELDPKGENRQRYFQRLINGSYTPLTLPVGGEEACDVSPRSLAEALMACEPSRRLFEGGSSVVAGTTPSGTNTPMSLDTAYSSLRQDTPQSQGTPHTPRPSGTPFSQDSSYSSRQGTPAFQANRAESSGGYKSRRHETKFQDAYNRRPERRYVHGPTQRGNTEQPPSFKQHQPPEPPSPAFTHTPPPPTSANFKTAYSQYQPPIPQEYTVASYHQPVQRELDYRRPPQAPPPPSTDFLPVRDRPTTPPIPEPPPAPETQPTTPPSSTPEPCPSPTQESERNSLDSRIEMLLKPFLNERGDSDAEVRMDGSPISSSSSQLSPIPPQRPSRPSSTGLEDISPTPLPDSEDDEPIRGTASLLANSRGMSPTNMHSKSCVGEPRTAIDKMDTGHQSSGEDMEISDDEMPGTPIASGDCDKNIVVNSALSLIQTIPMPPPGFPPLPHAAGFPLPPHHLPHHSTVSHLPSHHPMLHPLHSYGMMHFLPVDLLSSLPQLLQMPFQMQTQMLSRMAQSQHPYAYPYPAPSANPAAMPFGGPYPPLSVVSAPADTLHGQPWPLPSMPQFNPAVPPPGYEPQKEDPHKATIDGVLMAIVKELKAIMKKDLNRKMVEVVAFRKFDEWWDKQELSAKATLTPVKTGEGKDEEKERAKPKETMSSHLPWNKGEGLGFEGMGLGIGLRGIRLPSFKVKRKQPPEPTSTSDNKRVRPSTPVDDELEDEESERMGRTDGSRVDPAGSSSKRRPARPLELDSEGEEEEETSGKEESSLSDHEEEPVDDASERLSSGKDLEEEDEKKSESHSSESESSDSSDDASSSSSSKSGSDSSGSESSSDYESSSEEEEEEEEEEERIVGMDDEEDVDARTSTSSSTTSTSSSDEEEVVEVKAPSTPTGPPPEEEPNELGRLEAVDEAEIDHKPSMVSLIKTKVEEVRPPSPKGLPADELDVDLEVKIPVPKTEASLEEVGNLRPPTPTGSFADSDQDTRPKIPTEDFPRTPGHEGPVPLESETTVPRSLPTPSMHLPLPPSHVPDPQSLLPPPETLPDMPVRGRLPTEEDIPRTPGRDLMDRARGLGKLQSTDTVPVTPGSDTPLTGNSLSSPHILGSPFSYPAQSPVLSAGIPRTPGRDLTFAPAFPDSAGLSAGLPIHRKASSEILEEKPLFKEPLLSASPQASLPNNAASSPFPGPPLPTASLPEPALPPQGSPPASIENSFPASPKELPVPMIDVPVPLDDTPSKKKLVRSKNKKGIQDSEEPQVTLIEASSLPELPVNNQYPDLPSESIKEEDGEPAFSEKEESQVPTIIPKVEETSFYVEEPIQKTRRQRRGWQELLLSMHSPVASPRRPSFMPRSDFEEMTILYDIWNDGIDEEDIRYLKITYDKMLQQDNAHDWLNDTLWVHHPPTNMGSATGVKKKRKEDGIRDHVTGCARSEGYYKIDKKDKMKYLNSSRLQSEEPDVDTQGKSIPAQPQVSTRAGSERRSEQRRLLSSFSCDSDLLKFNQLKFRKKKIRFCRSHIHDWGLFAMEPIAADEMVIEYVGQNIRQVIADMREKRYEDEGIGSSYMFRVDHDTIIDATKCGNFARFINHSCNPNCYAKVITVESQKKIVIYSRQPINVNEEITYDYKFPIEDEKIPCLCGAENCRGTLN from the exons ATGTCCAGACCTGGAGAAAGAAATAAGCTAAATGAAGATCACGGTAGAAGACAGAGTTCAA GTTTGGCGAACGGAATGGACAACAGCCATCCTATCTGCAGTTCGGGAGAGAAACGAAGTCATCATTGGAGAAGTTACAAGTTGATTATTGACCCAGCGTTGAAAAAGGGTTCGCACAAAGTGTACCGCTACGATGGACATCAATTCAGCACGCCG AGCTTTGGAATGTCACCCGTGGACATCGTCCGAGATCCGAGAATCGGTCGTCTGTGGACTAAGTACAAGGAGACTGATCTCCCGGTTCCTAAATTTAAG ATCGACGAGTGTTACGTCGGCCGTGTTCCCCCGAAGGAGGTCACGTTCGCGAAACTCAATGACAACGTCAGAGAGGGATTCCTCACCGACATGTGCAAGAAGTTCGGCGACATCGAGGAGGTGGAAATATTGTACAATCCGAAGAACAAAAAACATCTCGGAATAGCTAAAGTTGTTTTCGAAACCGTCAAGGCGGCGAAAGATGCTGTCCAGAACTTGCACAACACGTCTGTCATGGGAAACATCATCCACGTGGAGCTGGACCCTAAAG GTGAAAATCGCCAGAGGTACTTCCAGCGTCTTATCAATGGAAGTTATACTCCGCTCACTCTTCCAGTCGGTGGCGAAGAGGCCTGTGATGTTTCTCCACGCAGCTTGGCTGAAGCCCTgatg GCTTGCGAGCCCTCCAGAAGACTGTTCGAAGGCGGTTCGTCTGTAGTCGCAGGCACAACACCGAGTGGCACCAACACACCCATGTCCCTGGATACAGCCTACTCCAGCCTAAGGCAGGATACGCCCCAGTCGCAAGGCACCCCGCACACCCCACGCCCATCAGGCACCCCGTTCTCTCAGGACTCCAGCTACTCCAGCAGGCAGGGCACGCCAGCGTTCCAAGCCAACCGTGCCGAATCATCAGGAGGCTACAAATCGAGGAGACATGAAACCAAATTCCAGGATGCCTACAACCGTAGACCAGAAAGGCGATATGTCCATGGACCCACGCAACGTGGTAACACAGAACAGCCGCCTAGTTTTAAGCAGCATCAACCACCTGAGCCGCCATCGCCTGCATTCACGCACACGCCGCCGCCACCTACCAGTgcaaattttaaaactgcttattcCCAATATCAACCCCCAATTCCCCAAGAGTACACAGTAGCCTCCTACCACCAGCCTGTTCAGCGGGAATTGGATTACAGAAGACCACCTCAAGCTCCGCCTCCCCCAAGCACTGACTTCCTGCCTGTCAGAGACAGACCCACAACTCCACCAATCCCTGAGCCTCCTCCTGCTCCAGAGACCCAACCAACGACACCTCCGTCTTCCACACCAGAGCCCTGTCCATCGCCTACCCAAGAGTCTGAGCGTAACAGCCTAGACTCCCGTATAGAAATGCTCCTGAAGCCCTTCCTGAATGAGCGCGGAGACTCGGATGCTGAGGTGCGGATGGATGGGAGCCCGATCTCCTCCTCGTCATCCCAGCTGTCCCCAATCCCACCCCAGCGACCCTCGCGGCCTTCAAGCACTGGTCTGGAGGACATCAGCCCAACTCCGCTGCCTGATTCAGAAGATGATGAACCGATCCGTGGTACTGCTTCACTGTTGGCAAACTCAAGGGGTATGTCACCCACCAACATGCACAGTAAAAGCTGTGTGGGAGAACCACGGACGGCCATTGACAAAATGGACACG ggTCATCAGTCTTCAGGTGAAGACATGGAGATATCTGACGATGAGATGCCTGGCACGCCGATCGCCAGCGGGGACTGTGACAAAAACATTGTGGTCAACTCAGCATTGTCTCTAATACAGACCATCCCCATGCCTCCACCAGGGTTTCCCCCGCTGCCCCATGCGGCTGGTTTCCCCCTACCGCCGCACCACCTTCCACACCATTCAACCGTTTCCCACTTGCCTAGCCATCACCCGATGCTCCACCCACTGCACTCTTATGGCATGATGCATTTTTTACCTGTAGATCTGCTTAGCTCTTTACCACAGTTGCTCCAGATGCCCTTTCAGATGCAGACTCAAATGCTGAGTCGCATGGCACAGAGCCAGCATCCGTACGCTTACCCGTACCCTGCTCCCAGTGCCAATCCTGCCGCCATGCCATTTGGGGGTCCGTATCCACCATTGTCAGTGGTTAGCGCTCCTGCAGACACGCTCCATGGGCAACCATGGCCACTACCCAGCATGCCCCAATTTAACCCCGCTGTTCCCCCACCTGGCTACGAGCCCCAGAAGGAAGACCCGCACAAAGCCACCATAGATGGAGTGCTGATGGCTATCGTCAAAGAGCTGAAGGCCATCATGAAGAAAGATCTCAACCGCAAGATGGTGGAAGTGGTGGCCTTCAGGAAGTTTGATGAGTGGTGGGACAAACAGGAGCTTTCGGCAAAG GCTACACTTACACCTGTGAAAACAGGTGAGGGCAAAGACGAGGAGAAAGAACGGGCCAAACCCAAAGAGACAATGTCCTCGCATTTACCCTGGAATAAGGGCGAGGGTCTGGGCTTTGAGGGAATGGGTCTCGGCATCGGCCTGCGTGGCATTCGATTACCGTCCTTTAAG GTTAAGAGGAAACAGCCCCCTGAACCGACATCCACCAGTGACAACAAAAGGGTCCGGCCATCCACACCTGTCGACGATGAGCTGGAGGATGAAG AGTCAGAAAGAATGGGTCGCACGGACGGATCCAGAGTGGATCCAGCTGGTTCTTCTTCTAAACGAAGACCAGCCAGGCCTCTGGAGCTGGACAGCGaaggtgaggaggaggaggaaacaTCTGGTAAAGAGGAGTCGTCACTTTCAGATCATGAAGAAGAGCCAGTGGACGATGCATCTGAAAGGTTGTCCTCTGGCAAG GATTTGGAGGAAGAGGATGAAAAGAAGAGCGAATCGCACTCCAGCGAGAGTGAATCGTCTGACTCATCAGATGATG CTTCCAGCTCATCGTCCTCCAAATCTGGTTCTGATTCCTCAGGGAGCGAGAGCTCATCTGACTATGAATCAAGttcagaggaggaagaggaagaggaggaagaagaagagcgAATAGTGGGAATGGATGATGAAGAGGATGTGGATGCACGAACCTCAACGTCTTCATCAACTACTTCTACTTCATCCTCTGATGAAGAGGAGGTTGTTGAGGTAAAAGCCCCCAGTACCCCCACAGGACCACCCCCAGAAGAGGAACCCAATGAGCTAGGCAGACTGGAGGCTGTAGATGAAGCAGAGATCGATCACAAACCTAGTATGGTGAGCTTAATCAAGACAAAAGTTGAGGAGGTGCGACCCCCTTCACCCAAAGGATTGCCAG CTGACGAACTAGACGTTGATCTGGAGGTGAAAATTCCAGTGCCCAAAACTGAAGCCAGTCTGGAGGAAGTTGGTAACTTGCGTCCACCAACCCCAACAGGTTCGTTTGCAGATAGTGATCAGGACACCCGACCAAAGATCCCCACAGAAGACTTCCCTAGAACCCCTGGTCATGAAGGCCCAGTTCCCCTAGAATCAGAGACCACAGTCCCTCGATCTCTTCCTACACCCTCCATGCACCTTCCACTTCCTCCAAGTCACGTTCCTGATCCACAATCCCTTCTTCCACCCCCTGAAACTTTGCCGGATATGCCTGTGCGTGGGCGCTTGCCTACAGAAGAGGACATCCCGCGAACACCCGGTAGAGACCTCATGGATAGAGCTCGAGGTTTGGGCAAGTTGCAGAGCACTGATACGGTTCCTGTCACACCAGGTAGTGACACTCCTCTAACAGGTAACAGCTTGAGTTCGCCACATATTCTCGGCAGCCCTTTCTCTTACCCCGCTCAATCCCCTGTGCTCAGTGCTGGCATTCCTCGGACTCCAGGTCGAGACCTTACTTTTGCTCCAGCTTTCCCTGACTCTGCTGGTTTATCTGCAGGCCTTCCTATTCACAGGAAGGCCTCGTCTGAGATCTTGGAGGAGAAGCCTCTCTTTAAAGAGCCTCTACTCAGTGCCTCTCCCCAGGCCAGCCTACCTAATAATGCTGCTTCTTCCCCATTCCCTGGTCCTCCCCTTCCTACTGCTTCACTTCCGGAGCCTGCTTTGCCTCCCCAAGGCTCTCCTCCTGCTTCAATAGAGAATTCCTTTCCCGCTTCTCCAAAAGAACTTCCTGTTCCAATGATAGATGTTCCTGTGCCCTTAGATGATACTCCGTCAAAGAAGAAACTGGTACGCTCTAAGAATAAAAAAGGGATTCAAGATTCTGAAGAGCCTCAAGTTACTTTAATAGAGGCCTCTTCACTTCCAGAGCTCCCAGTCAATAACCAATACCCAGACCTTCCTTCAGAATCCATCAAAGAAGAAGATGGTGAACCCGCATTCTCTGAGAAAGAAGAAAGCCAAGTGCCGACGATCATACCCAAGGTTGAGGAGACGTCTTTTTATGTTGAGGAACCAATTCAGAAGACGCGGCGACAGAGACGGGGCTGGCAGGAGTTGTTGTTGTCTATGCACTCGCCTGTCGCTTCACCACGCCGTCCCAGCTTCATGCCCCGCTCTGACTTTGAGGAGATGACCATATTGTATGACATCTGGAATGATGGCATTGACGAAGAGGACATCCGATACCTTAAGATCACCTACGACAAAATGCTTCAGCAAGATAATGCCCATGACTGGCTCAACGACACCCTCTGGGTCCACCATCCTC CTACCAACATGGGCAGTGCAACAGGGGTGAAGAAGAAGCGGAAAGAAGATGGTATACGTGATCATGTCACGGGCTGCGCCCGCAGCGAGGGTTACTACAAAATCGACAAGAAAGACAAAATGAAATACCTGAACAGCTCACGCTTGCAGTCTGAAGAGCCGGATGTGGACACTCAG GGAAAGAGTATACCAGCGCAGCCCCAAGTGTCCACCAGAGCAGGTTCAGAGCGGCGGTCCGAACAGCGGCGCTTGCTGTCGTCCTTCAGCTGTGACAGTGATCTCCTCAAGTTCAACCAGCTCAAG TTTCGTAAGAAGAAGATCCGCTTCTGTAGAAGTCACATTCATGACTGGGGATTGTTTGCCATGGAGCCTATTGCTGCTGATGAGATGGTTATTGAATACGTTGGCCAGAATATCCGACAG GTTATTGCAGACATGCGAGAGAAGCGCTATGAGGACGAAGGCATCGGTAGCAGCTACATGTTTCGTGTGGATCATGACACCATTATAGACGCAACCAAATGTGGCAACTTCGCTCGATTCATCAATCACAGTTGCAAT CCAAACTGTTATGCCAAGGTCATCACTGTGGAGTCGCAGAAAAAGATCGTCATATACTCCCGGCAGCCAATCAATGTTAACGAGGAGATCACCTACGACTACAAGTTCCCCATCGAGGACGAGAAGATACCGTGCCTGTGTGGTGCCGAGAACTGCAGGGGAACGTTGAACTAA
- the setd1ba gene encoding histone-lysine N-methyltransferase SETD1B-A isoform X6, giving the protein MSRPGERNKLNEDHGRRQSSSLANGMDNSHPICSSGEKRSHHWRSYKLIIDPALKKGSHKVYRYDGHQFSTPSFGMSPVDIVRDPRIGRLWTKYKETDLPVPKFKIDECYVGRVPPKEVTFAKLNDNVREGFLTDMCKKFGDIEEVEILYNPKNKKHLGIAKVVFETVKAAKDAVQNLHNTSVMGNIIHVELDPKGENRQRYFQRLINGSYTPLTLPVGGEEACDVSPRSLAEALMACEPSRRLFEGGSSVVAGTTPSGTNTPMSLDTAYSSLRQDTPQSQGTPHTPRPSGTPFSQDSSYSSRQGTPAFQANRAESSGGYKSRRHETKFQDAYNRRPERRYVHGPTQRGNTEQPPSFKQHQPPEPPSPAFTHTPPPPTSANFKTAYSQYQPPIPQEYTVASYHQPVQRELDYRRPPQAPPPPSTDFLPVRDRPTTPPIPEPPPAPETQPTTPPSSTPEPCPSPTQESERNSLDSRIEMLLKPFLNERGDSDAEVRMDGSPISSSSSQLSPIPPQRPSRPSSTGLEDISPTPLPDSEDDEPIRGTASLLANSRGMSPTNMHSKSCVGEPRTAIDKMDTGHQSSGEDMEISDDEMPGTPIASGDCDKNIVVNSALSLIQTIPMPPPGFPPLPHAAGFPLPPHHLPHHSTVSHLPSHHPMLHPLHSYGMMHFLPVDLLSSLPQLLQMPFQMQTQMLSRMAQSQHPYAYPYPAPSANPAAMPFGGPYPPLSVVSAPADTLHGQPWPLPSMPQFNPAVPPPGYEPQKEDPHKATIDGVLMAIVKELKAIMKKDLNRKMVEVVAFRKFDEWWDKQELSAKATLTPVKTGEGKDEEKERAKPKETMSSHLPWNKGEGLGFEGMGLGIGLRGIRLPSFKVKRKQPPEPTSTSDNKRVRPSTPVDDELEDEESERMGRTDGSRVDPAGSSSKRRPARPLELDSEGEEEEETSGKEESSLSDHEEEPVDDASERLSSGKDLEEEDEKKSESHSSESESSDSSDDASSSSSSKSGSDSSGSESSSDYESSSEEEEEEEEEEERIVGMDDEEDVDARTSTSSSTTSTSSSDEEEVVEVKAPSTPTGPPPEEEPNELGRLEAVDEAEIDHKPSMVSLIKTKVEEVRPPSPKGLPADELDVDLEVKIPVPKTEASLEEVGNLRPPTPTGSFADSDQDTRPKIPTEDFPRTPGHEGPVPLESETTVPRSLPTPSMHLPLPPSHVPDPQSLLPPPETLPDMPVRGRLPTEEDIPRTPGRDLMDRARGLGKLQSTDTVPVTPGSDTPLTDDTPSKKKLVRSKNKKGIQDSEEPQVTLIEASSLPELPVNNQYPDLPSESIKEEDGEPAFSEKEESQVPTIIPKVEETSFYVEEPIQKTRRQRRGWQELLLSMHSPVASPRRPSFMPRSDFEEMTILYDIWNDGIDEEDIRYLKITYDKMLQQDNAHDWLNDTLWVHHPPTNMGSATGVKKKRKEDGIRDHVTGCARSEGYYKIDKKDKMKYLNSSRLQSEEPDVDTQGKSIPAQPQVSTRAGSERRSEQRRLLSSFSCDSDLLKFNQLKFRKKKIRFCRSHIHDWGLFAMEPIAADEMVIEYVGQNIRQVIADMREKRYEDEGIGSSYMFRVDHDTIIDATKCGNFARFINHSCNPNCYAKVITVESQKKIVIYSRQPINVNEEITYDYKFPIEDEKIPCLCGAENCRGTLN; this is encoded by the exons ATGTCCAGACCTGGAGAAAGAAATAAGCTAAATGAAGATCACGGTAGAAGACAGAGTTCAA GTTTGGCGAACGGAATGGACAACAGCCATCCTATCTGCAGTTCGGGAGAGAAACGAAGTCATCATTGGAGAAGTTACAAGTTGATTATTGACCCAGCGTTGAAAAAGGGTTCGCACAAAGTGTACCGCTACGATGGACATCAATTCAGCACGCCG AGCTTTGGAATGTCACCCGTGGACATCGTCCGAGATCCGAGAATCGGTCGTCTGTGGACTAAGTACAAGGAGACTGATCTCCCGGTTCCTAAATTTAAG ATCGACGAGTGTTACGTCGGCCGTGTTCCCCCGAAGGAGGTCACGTTCGCGAAACTCAATGACAACGTCAGAGAGGGATTCCTCACCGACATGTGCAAGAAGTTCGGCGACATCGAGGAGGTGGAAATATTGTACAATCCGAAGAACAAAAAACATCTCGGAATAGCTAAAGTTGTTTTCGAAACCGTCAAGGCGGCGAAAGATGCTGTCCAGAACTTGCACAACACGTCTGTCATGGGAAACATCATCCACGTGGAGCTGGACCCTAAAG GTGAAAATCGCCAGAGGTACTTCCAGCGTCTTATCAATGGAAGTTATACTCCGCTCACTCTTCCAGTCGGTGGCGAAGAGGCCTGTGATGTTTCTCCACGCAGCTTGGCTGAAGCCCTgatg GCTTGCGAGCCCTCCAGAAGACTGTTCGAAGGCGGTTCGTCTGTAGTCGCAGGCACAACACCGAGTGGCACCAACACACCCATGTCCCTGGATACAGCCTACTCCAGCCTAAGGCAGGATACGCCCCAGTCGCAAGGCACCCCGCACACCCCACGCCCATCAGGCACCCCGTTCTCTCAGGACTCCAGCTACTCCAGCAGGCAGGGCACGCCAGCGTTCCAAGCCAACCGTGCCGAATCATCAGGAGGCTACAAATCGAGGAGACATGAAACCAAATTCCAGGATGCCTACAACCGTAGACCAGAAAGGCGATATGTCCATGGACCCACGCAACGTGGTAACACAGAACAGCCGCCTAGTTTTAAGCAGCATCAACCACCTGAGCCGCCATCGCCTGCATTCACGCACACGCCGCCGCCACCTACCAGTgcaaattttaaaactgcttattcCCAATATCAACCCCCAATTCCCCAAGAGTACACAGTAGCCTCCTACCACCAGCCTGTTCAGCGGGAATTGGATTACAGAAGACCACCTCAAGCTCCGCCTCCCCCAAGCACTGACTTCCTGCCTGTCAGAGACAGACCCACAACTCCACCAATCCCTGAGCCTCCTCCTGCTCCAGAGACCCAACCAACGACACCTCCGTCTTCCACACCAGAGCCCTGTCCATCGCCTACCCAAGAGTCTGAGCGTAACAGCCTAGACTCCCGTATAGAAATGCTCCTGAAGCCCTTCCTGAATGAGCGCGGAGACTCGGATGCTGAGGTGCGGATGGATGGGAGCCCGATCTCCTCCTCGTCATCCCAGCTGTCCCCAATCCCACCCCAGCGACCCTCGCGGCCTTCAAGCACTGGTCTGGAGGACATCAGCCCAACTCCGCTGCCTGATTCAGAAGATGATGAACCGATCCGTGGTACTGCTTCACTGTTGGCAAACTCAAGGGGTATGTCACCCACCAACATGCACAGTAAAAGCTGTGTGGGAGAACCACGGACGGCCATTGACAAAATGGACACG ggTCATCAGTCTTCAGGTGAAGACATGGAGATATCTGACGATGAGATGCCTGGCACGCCGATCGCCAGCGGGGACTGTGACAAAAACATTGTGGTCAACTCAGCATTGTCTCTAATACAGACCATCCCCATGCCTCCACCAGGGTTTCCCCCGCTGCCCCATGCGGCTGGTTTCCCCCTACCGCCGCACCACCTTCCACACCATTCAACCGTTTCCCACTTGCCTAGCCATCACCCGATGCTCCACCCACTGCACTCTTATGGCATGATGCATTTTTTACCTGTAGATCTGCTTAGCTCTTTACCACAGTTGCTCCAGATGCCCTTTCAGATGCAGACTCAAATGCTGAGTCGCATGGCACAGAGCCAGCATCCGTACGCTTACCCGTACCCTGCTCCCAGTGCCAATCCTGCCGCCATGCCATTTGGGGGTCCGTATCCACCATTGTCAGTGGTTAGCGCTCCTGCAGACACGCTCCATGGGCAACCATGGCCACTACCCAGCATGCCCCAATTTAACCCCGCTGTTCCCCCACCTGGCTACGAGCCCCAGAAGGAAGACCCGCACAAAGCCACCATAGATGGAGTGCTGATGGCTATCGTCAAAGAGCTGAAGGCCATCATGAAGAAAGATCTCAACCGCAAGATGGTGGAAGTGGTGGCCTTCAGGAAGTTTGATGAGTGGTGGGACAAACAGGAGCTTTCGGCAAAG GCTACACTTACACCTGTGAAAACAGGTGAGGGCAAAGACGAGGAGAAAGAACGGGCCAAACCCAAAGAGACAATGTCCTCGCATTTACCCTGGAATAAGGGCGAGGGTCTGGGCTTTGAGGGAATGGGTCTCGGCATCGGCCTGCGTGGCATTCGATTACCGTCCTTTAAG GTTAAGAGGAAACAGCCCCCTGAACCGACATCCACCAGTGACAACAAAAGGGTCCGGCCATCCACACCTGTCGACGATGAGCTGGAGGATGAAG AGTCAGAAAGAATGGGTCGCACGGACGGATCCAGAGTGGATCCAGCTGGTTCTTCTTCTAAACGAAGACCAGCCAGGCCTCTGGAGCTGGACAGCGaaggtgaggaggaggaggaaacaTCTGGTAAAGAGGAGTCGTCACTTTCAGATCATGAAGAAGAGCCAGTGGACGATGCATCTGAAAGGTTGTCCTCTGGCAAG GATTTGGAGGAAGAGGATGAAAAGAAGAGCGAATCGCACTCCAGCGAGAGTGAATCGTCTGACTCATCAGATGATG CTTCCAGCTCATCGTCCTCCAAATCTGGTTCTGATTCCTCAGGGAGCGAGAGCTCATCTGACTATGAATCAAGttcagaggaggaagaggaagaggaggaagaagaagagcgAATAGTGGGAATGGATGATGAAGAGGATGTGGATGCACGAACCTCAACGTCTTCATCAACTACTTCTACTTCATCCTCTGATGAAGAGGAGGTTGTTGAGGTAAAAGCCCCCAGTACCCCCACAGGACCACCCCCAGAAGAGGAACCCAATGAGCTAGGCAGACTGGAGGCTGTAGATGAAGCAGAGATCGATCACAAACCTAGTATGGTGAGCTTAATCAAGACAAAAGTTGAGGAGGTGCGACCCCCTTCACCCAAAGGATTGCCAG CTGACGAACTAGACGTTGATCTGGAGGTGAAAATTCCAGTGCCCAAAACTGAAGCCAGTCTGGAGGAAGTTGGTAACTTGCGTCCACCAACCCCAACAGGTTCGTTTGCAGATAGTGATCAGGACACCCGACCAAAGATCCCCACAGAAGACTTCCCTAGAACCCCTGGTCATGAAGGCCCAGTTCCCCTAGAATCAGAGACCACAGTCCCTCGATCTCTTCCTACACCCTCCATGCACCTTCCACTTCCTCCAAGTCACGTTCCTGATCCACAATCCCTTCTTCCACCCCCTGAAACTTTGCCGGATATGCCTGTGCGTGGGCGCTTGCCTACAGAAGAGGACATCCCGCGAACACCCGGTAGAGACCTCATGGATAGAGCTCGAGGTTTGGGCAAGTTGCAGAGCACTGATACGGTTCCTGTCACACCAGGTAGTGACACTCCTCTAACAG ATGATACTCCGTCAAAGAAGAAACTGGTACGCTCTAAGAATAAAAAAGGGATTCAAGATTCTGAAGAGCCTCAAGTTACTTTAATAGAGGCCTCTTCACTTCCAGAGCTCCCAGTCAATAACCAATACCCAGACCTTCCTTCAGAATCCATCAAAGAAGAAGATGGTGAACCCGCATTCTCTGAGAAAGAAGAAAGCCAAGTGCCGACGATCATACCCAAGGTTGAGGAGACGTCTTTTTATGTTGAGGAACCAATTCAGAAGACGCGGCGACAGAGACGGGGCTGGCAGGAGTTGTTGTTGTCTATGCACTCGCCTGTCGCTTCACCACGCCGTCCCAGCTTCATGCCCCGCTCTGACTTTGAGGAGATGACCATATTGTATGACATCTGGAATGATGGCATTGACGAAGAGGACATCCGATACCTTAAGATCACCTACGACAAAATGCTTCAGCAAGATAATGCCCATGACTGGCTCAACGACACCCTCTGGGTCCACCATCCTC CTACCAACATGGGCAGTGCAACAGGGGTGAAGAAGAAGCGGAAAGAAGATGGTATACGTGATCATGTCACGGGCTGCGCCCGCAGCGAGGGTTACTACAAAATCGACAAGAAAGACAAAATGAAATACCTGAACAGCTCACGCTTGCAGTCTGAAGAGCCGGATGTGGACACTCAG GGAAAGAGTATACCAGCGCAGCCCCAAGTGTCCACCAGAGCAGGTTCAGAGCGGCGGTCCGAACAGCGGCGCTTGCTGTCGTCCTTCAGCTGTGACAGTGATCTCCTCAAGTTCAACCAGCTCAAG TTTCGTAAGAAGAAGATCCGCTTCTGTAGAAGTCACATTCATGACTGGGGATTGTTTGCCATGGAGCCTATTGCTGCTGATGAGATGGTTATTGAATACGTTGGCCAGAATATCCGACAG GTTATTGCAGACATGCGAGAGAAGCGCTATGAGGACGAAGGCATCGGTAGCAGCTACATGTTTCGTGTGGATCATGACACCATTATAGACGCAACCAAATGTGGCAACTTCGCTCGATTCATCAATCACAGTTGCAAT CCAAACTGTTATGCCAAGGTCATCACTGTGGAGTCGCAGAAAAAGATCGTCATATACTCCCGGCAGCCAATCAATGTTAACGAGGAGATCACCTACGACTACAAGTTCCCCATCGAGGACGAGAAGATACCGTGCCTGTGTGGTGCCGAGAACTGCAGGGGAACGTTGAACTAA